The genomic DNA GCAAAAATAGACACAGATTTTGATAAAATTCGTGATCAAAAGCAATTCCAGGAAGTCTTAAAATGATAATGTTATCTTTAATTTATCAACAATGAAATTCTTGTGAATCAAGGCTTTGTAATTTAGTTTTAGATTATTTAACTGCTATCGAGGGATATTGATGATTTTCATAAACAGTATTTTAATCTATAGGAATCATAGAGATTTTTTTGATATCTGGTAACTTATGTTTAATTTGTTGCTTTAACTGATCTTGTTTTTGAATTAAATTCGAAATTAAATCAACTAGCTTTGTACTATTTGGCTCAAATAATTCCGTTGGGCTAATAATAGGTGGTTCTAGATCAAAATGTTGATATAATCCGGCAAATTTATCCTGGTAACTTACACAGGCAACAGGAGTTTCCTGTCCTAAACAAGCAATAGCTAAATGCATTCTACTACTAATAACATAATCAATATATTTAACTATTGCTTTCAGTTCTGCCGCTTGACATGGGAAAGGAATTTTAAAACAGCTAGACTTAATATGCATGGGAAGTTTTTCTATGATCTTATTAGCTAGTTTATCATCACTTAAATTACCCTGAATATTCCGAAAATCATGGGGCAAAAACATAAAACTTAAATTCGTATTTTGTTCCGACACCTTAATTATACTATCTACAAAACTTTGAACTAAAGTGTCAGTTGTCTGTTCAGGTAATTTAGAAATTAATAAATTATTGACATTTATCCCTAATATCTTTTTGCCTTGATTTCTTTGAGTTTCGATCCATTGAAATGATTTGTCAACTTTTTCGGAGGTATCAATAGGAGATAATAAAAAAGCTAAGTCAGCTACTAAGTTAACAGAGGCGGATGGTATTTCTGTTATTAATCTTTGGTAAGAAAATATATCTCTTGCATAAAGCCTAACTTGGCTTGGCAAATCATGCAAAACCTTAACAGAAACTTGGGTGGGTTGACGATTATAGCTAAAGCCTAAAATTGCAGAGATGAGGTCTAACTTAGCAGCCATTTCTACCATTTTAACTCTTTTGAATGTTGCATAATCTGAATAGTAGCCATCCATTAAATCAGCACCTAAACAATAAAATCTTTCATACTGACTTATTCGATAGCCAAATGCTATAAATTTTCCTAAAAAACCATACCATTTTCGATAAATAAAGAAGTCTCTCATATCCAGATATTCATGGGTTTCAACTGGATACTTTTCCTTAACATTGTAGGCAACTAAACTAATATTGGTTAATCCTTTTTGTTTGAGGTAATTTACAAGTCCTACCACCATCGCTTCATCACCAAGACTACCTGGAGCAGCAGGAGGTAAAATAACTGCTGAGGAGGGGATACGACGAATAAATCCCACTGAACGTAGAAGGGATAAAATAACGGCATAAATAGAGATTAATATACTAGATGGAGAACATAAAAAAACAAGAAGTGCTTGATTCATAAAATTGATTAACCTTGTTAAACAGGAAATGATTATGCAGAGTGATTATAGCATACTGCTTTTTATATTCATGATTGTAAATATACCCGATTTTTAACATTTCTACTTACAGTCAAGAATAAATTAGTCTTAGAGGATATCTGAAACTTGTTCGTGTAACTTTTAATTGAGGCGTTTGTGGTCAAAATAAAGTTTTGTGATGGCATTTAATATTTCTAGATTTTATGTTAATTTACTTATTGTTATTGCTGAGAGACTCAATTATTCGGGGATTTAAATATTTTTAATCAGTGAATCTGATATATACAACCAGCAAAATACTTACATCAAAACCATGCTCAGAATTAAAAACCTCAATAAAGCTTACAAAACCAGAAAAGTTCTACAAGATTTAACATTTAATATTTCATCAGGAGAAGTTTACGGTTTACTAGGTGCAAATGGAGCAGGAAAAACCACCACAATTAATATTATTTGTAACTTACTTCATGCTGATAATGGACACATCACCATTAATAATCAACCAATTTCCGAGAATACCAAAAAATTTATAGGTATTGCACCCCAAGAAAACCTCTTATACAAAACTCTTTCCTGTGCAGAGAATCTTAATTTTTTCGCTGATATTTATGGTTTAGATCAACAAACAAAAAAACAACAAATAGATGTAACTCTTACTGCTGTTAACTTATTAGATAGAGCAAACAGTCCTGTAGAAACCCTCAGCGGAGGAATGCAAAGAAGATTGAATATTGCAGTTGCTTTAGTACATCAACCCCAATTAGTCATTCTTGATGAACCAACTACAGGTTTAGATATAGAAGCAAGATATGAAATTTGGGAATTAATTAAGCAACTCAAAAATCAAGGACTGACAATTTTATTAACAACTCATTTATTAGATGAAGCAGAAAGACTATGTAACAGAATTGGGATTTTGAAAAATGGTAAAATCTTAGCAGAGGGGAGTTTATCAGAGTTAAAAAAATTAATTCCTGGAGAGGAGGTGTTAGTATTAAAAACTACCCAAGAAGAAGAGGCGATCGCCATCGCTGAAAAATCTGGTTTTATCACCCGACGTTATGGTAGTGATTTAACATTTTTACTCCCAAACCCCTTAGAATTAAAAGAAATTCTCACCATCTTTGATCAAATACCCATTGATTCTATTTCCCGTCAACCCATCCGCTTAGAGCATATTTATGTAGAAATAACTAAAGGAGATAGGTAACAGTTGAAAATGAGGTGATAGGTAGGGTTTTTTCATTCCCTAAAACAGGTAAAATTGCCAGGGTAGATGGGGACAAAAATCATGGGTACTGGTCTTGCTCTCACATACCTCTAAGATACAAGGTTGGGTTGAAGAGAGTGAAACCCAATATCTAAAAAAATAACTATTCTTTTTTAGTCGCTATCCCAAATTTCACATTAGGAATAGTTCTCAATTTATCCATAATTCCTACAACTTGACCATGTTTAATACTTTCATCTGCATTCAAAACCACTACTAATTCTTGATTAGTTTTTGATTGTTTAGTTAACTCAGTTCCTAAATCTTCTAACTGAATGGGTTGTTTATTTAAAAACATTTTTCCAGTTTTATCTACAGTCAATGTTAACTTTAAGGAAGTGGTATTTTGTAATGCTGTAGATGCTTTTGGTAAATTAACTGGTAAACTTTCTGATTTTGTTAAAAACAAAGTTGACATAATAAAAAATGCCAAAATCGCAAAAATAACATCAATCATGGGGACGATGTTAATTTGTGCTGGTATATCTGGTTCATCTGGTAGTCGCATATTTATTCTTTCTCCTTTTATAAGGACAATGGTATAGTAATTTTAACTCTTTTCTATACTCTTTGATATAATCCTCTAAAGGAGAAAATACCTAGATTTTTAATTGATTGATTGTTGAATTAATGGTTGATAAATTCGCTAACGTTTTCAATCTCTACCATATTTTTACGAGTAAATCTTCTCCCTCCTGCTACTGTTCTTGCAGGACAACCGCGATTTGGTGCTGAGGGAAATTGAATCGCTATGTATTCATTCTGAATAATTGGTAAAATTGAAACCAAAAGTAAATACAAAATAATGCTTAATACTGGTTGAAATATATCAAGTATTAATTTGCATAGAAGATAGTCATATTTTGTAATTTTCATGATTATCTGAAACCTATTTAAAAGAATGTTTACCAAGATTTTTTCGAACATTCTCTAAGTTTGTTAATGACTTATCGGTAGATGAGGTTGAGAATTACGCACTTCTTTACAAAAGTTTACATTAAATGCACCCTTCTATATATCCCACTTCGGGTAATTTACCTACTCTATACCTAGTTACCCGCTGACCATCGGTTTCAAAAATCACTCGATAATTTTGATCAGCTTTATCTTTAGGAACAAAAGTTAAATAATGTCCATTGTTATTATAAGGATGTGGTTTAACTTGAATTTGTCCACCATACAGTGATTTAATTCTTGCTTCTGAATCACCAATTTTTGCCCCGGAAATTGTGGTAATTTTGGGGTTATCTATATCTACTCTTGCAATTATATCACTGGTAATATATTTTTGACGACTTTTAGCTTCATCTTTTGTCACCATAAAGGAAACACCTTTGAGTTCTCCTTCTGTTTCCAAATAGTAACAACTATCATTTCCTGCATAGGAAACATACAAACGATTTTTCACAGCAAGAGCAGCTTCAGGAAGATTCATTCCTATTTTAATTGCACCAATACCATTAATAGCTACTTTTGCTTGAGAAGTTAATTTTGTTTGTGCTGTTACTATTCCCACAGTGAAAATAGAAGCGGTTAAGGTCAGAGTCGCAATAGTTAGGGTTTTTATTTTCCCGTTCATCGTATTTTCAGCTATTTTAAGTAGTTGATATATTTTAGATACAACATCAAATAACTATTTTCGGATTTCTAAGGATAAAATTTTGTTAATTTTAATTTTTTGGATTTTCCTGATGCGAGTATAAATGTCAGTGAAGTTTTTTATAAATTAAGTTTTTATTTAGGATTGATAAAAAGTTTATTGAATTCATTTATAACCTTATTTGTGAGACTCAATGAAATAAGTTGACATTTAAAACTATACAATAAATACTGAAGCAACAATTTAATTTTTCAGCTAAAATCTTAGTAAAATACATAGTTCCCATATAAATTAGTAGAGCTTATTTGATTCGGGTGCATAATGCGATTAGCTCTATTAACAGCTAAATTTTGATTCTCAACAGAAAAGCTCAAAAATATCCAGAAAACAGCGACAGACAATAGTATATAGATGAATTAATAGGGTGTCTGAAAAACTACCAAATTTAACGCCTCGCTGAACAACGTCACCACAATATTTGAGCGATGAATAGTTTATTTGGTACTTGGACTAGCAGACTAAGAAAAAATTCTTTATTGCTGGTGCTGTCAATCTTGCTGCCAATTTTTGGTATTAGTAATACTGTAATGGCAGCAGAAAAAATATATGTTTCTTATTCTATTCTAGAAATTCCTATTCCTGTAATTAGTTTGGAAAAGTTTACTAAAACGGGAAATATTGATCAGGAATTAGCGGGTTATCAGGATTATATTGCACCTCAACAATTGCAAAAGTTAAGGGAAATTCTGCTGAGATCAATAAAAATAAGTCCTGCTGTTGCTACCCAATTTTTATATACAGAACAGGGAGAATTTTTGCTACATAGGTTGGCAAAATTAATTAAAAATAAATCTGCTTATACTGAAACAGCAGTAAATGATTTACGTAATGCTATTATTTTTGCATCCAAAGAACCAGGAGGATTAACATTCTTAAATATTTTAAGCCATTATCCTAGTATTAGTATCCATGTTGACTTAGCTAATAGCTTAGAAATAGCTGGGGAATTGGAAAATCTAATTACAGAAACTAATCAAGCGATCGCAACTATTCAAGAATTATCAAAAATAGAATCTGCTACTGGATCAAAAACCAATTTATCTCAATTACTTAGCTTACAAAAACCCAAAAAAGTCACATCAAAAAACATCAGGTTAGACTTTTTTGATGCGACCAGAAATCGCTCTTTGTTAACTGATGTTTATCTACCTAATGTTCAGCATCCTACACCAGTAATCGTGATTTCTCACGGATTGGGTTTAAATAGTAGCAACTTTCACTATTTAGCTAAACACTTAGCATCCCAAGGATTAGCGGTAGTTCTTCCCAATCATCCTCAATTATTTACTAGTCATAATCATAATAGTAAATTTAAAGAAGCCAAAGAATTTATCAATAGACCTTTAGATATAAAATATATCTTAGATCAACTAGAGAATTATAACCAATCTAATCCACAGTTTCAAGACAAATTAAACTTGCAACAAGTGGGAGTAATGGGACAGTCATTTGGTGGTTATACCGCATTAGCTTTAGCTGGGGCAAAAATTAATTTTCAACAATTAGATCAAGACTGTCATCCAGATAGGCTACAAAATACTTGGAATATGTCTTTATTGTTGCAATGTCGAGCCTTAGAATTATTACCTAAATCTCAAAGAGAAGATAATTCCAACTTGTCAATTGACCTCCAAGATGAGAGAGTTAAAGCAGCGATCGCTATTAACCCAATCACCAGTTCTATTTTTGGGAAATCTGGCTTAAATCAAATCCAAACCCCTGTCATGTTTATTAGTAGCAGCGAAGATACAGTTGCACCTGCTTTATATGAACAAATAATACCTTTCTCTTGGTTAAATAATCCTGATAAATATCTTGTCATGCTAATTGGTGGTACACATTTTTCCACTATTGGTAATAGTCAACCAGGAAGTAAGCAAATATCATTACCCGCAGATATGGTTGGGAATGCTTCTCAAGCCCGTACTTATATTAATGCTTTAAGTTTGCCTTTTTTCCAAACCTACGTATCTCGAAAACCAGAATATATACCCTATTTAAATGCAGGTTATGCTGCAAATATCGCTGATAAATCATTAGGTTTAAGTTTCATTCAGTCTTTAAAAAATCCACAATTAGTGCCAACATTAGATAATAATATTCAAAAACAACTCCCTTTTACCATAATTGAATTTGGATATTGGATATTAGCCATTGCCGTATCTTTACTTCATATAATTATTTTTGTAATGTTTTAGAATATAATTAAATACGAATTACAAGTTAATAATTAAGAACTATTCTGTGCAAGGCTTTCTCAATTTAAACAAACCCTATGACTGGACTTCCCATGACTGCGTAGCAAAGGTAAGAAAACTGTTACGTTTAAAACGAGTGGGACACGCAGGAACTTTAGATCCAGCCGCAACTGGTGTATTACCCATTGCTGTGGGAAAAGCCACCAGACTATTACAATATTTACCCAGTGAAAAAGCTTACAAAGCTACTGTCCGCTTTGGAGTACGTACAAATACTGATGATTTACAAGGGGAAGTTATCATTTCTCAGTCTTGCCCTGATTTAAAATTAGCAGATGTAGAAACAGAAATTCCCCAATTTATCGGTAAAATTGAGCAAATACCCCCCAGTTATAGTGCTATTCAAGTAGAGGGTAAAAGATTGTATGATTTAGCACGTCAGGGTGAAAAAATAGCAGCACCAGTACGGTTAGTGGAAATTTTTAAGATAGACATTTTAGACTGGCGTGACAGTGATTTCCCGGAATTGGATCTAGCGATCGCCTGTGGTGCAGGAACATATATCCGAGCGATCGCCCGTGACTTAGGAGTAATATTAAATACAGGCGCAACACTGGCCGCTTTAACAAGGACAGAAAGCAGCGGCTTTCACCTACAAAATAGCCTTACCCTAACAGAACTAGAAAACCAACTACAAACCGGCACATTTCAACCCATCCCCCCAGATGCAGCTTTAGAAAAATTACCTTCTGTGAATTTACCAGGAACATTTGCCAAAAAATGGTGTCAAGGTCAGCAAGTGTCCGTAGATCAAGATGTGTTGGGAATAGTGCGAGTATATGAACAAGAAACCCGCTTTCTAGGAATTGGGCAAATACAAGATCATATCTTAATTCCTAAAATGGTTTTTGAACCCATTTCCTAGCTGAGAAAACTTCTCAATATTTAGTAGAAATACGGAATTTGGGTTTTGGAATTTGAAAATGAATTAAGTATCAAGGGAAATCTGACTATGATAACTTTACAAAAGTATATTAATTCTCTCTTAAAAATTGCTGTTGGGCTTTCCCCTACACTAATTATTTTATCTAGCTTTTCTTTACCGTCTTTAGCACAAATTACCCCAAATCACTCACCAAAAACCGCACCTACGCAGCAAACAAAAAATCTCCAACTTGCACAGATGATTAAATTCCCATCATCAGCAGATCGAGGCAAACCAAAAAGATCAGGTGCAGGAGGAAGAAGAGGCAATTCATGTATTATTTCCGAAGAAGATAAACAATCTTTAACAGCAATAATGCCAACATGGGATAATGAAGGAAAAACAACTAATGATACCTCCAAATTATACATTTTTGTTCCTCAAAATAAAACAGAAAATGGCGAATTTGTAGTTATAGATGAAGAAGGAAACAACATTTACGAAACCAATTTTACACCACCAAATCAATCAGGAATAGTTGAAGTAAATATCCCCGCTAATGCTTCTCTGAAAGTCGGTAAAAAATATTATTGGTACTTTACTTTAATTTGTGATGATCAAGATAGAAGTAGAGATGAGTATGTATCCGGGTCATTAGAACGTACTAACATAGGCTCTTTACTAAATAGTTATATTCAGCAAGCAACACCTCTCAAACAAGCTGAAATTTACGCCAGGAATAATATTTGGTATGACACTATTTATAATGTTGCTTCCTTGCGAAAGGAAAACCCGCAACTATGGCTAGGATTGTTAGAATCAGTTGGTTTAAAAGAATTAGCAAACCAACCTTTTGTAGAATTAGGTAAACCAAAACCATAGGAAATCAGGATACCAAAAAACTCATAGTTGCCAATTATTCCCAGGTTGCTACATCTCTTAAAACACTGGGAATTTCCCCCTGAGATAAGGGAAACTCTAAGACAGTTTCTTTATATCCTAAATATCCCGACTCAGTAAAAGACATTAACATTCTTGCTAAAGCTAACCATACCTCAGATTCATATTCCCAATCACTACCACGTCTAGCACGGCCAGCAATAGAACGTAAAGCCCAAAAATAAGAATTTCTGACTACCGAACCACCTTTTTTAAATTCAGGGACATCCTCACGGTGAATAAATAAAACTTGATTTTCAATTCTTGCTCTCATATTTATAGCAGGTGACAGGTGACAGTTTAAAAAGTCATTTTTACACAATTTTAACTGCTAATGATATTTGTGTTTGCAAGGTTTTTAGTAATTCTAAAGTTTTATGGTAAGCAAGTGTTTGTTTTTGCTGTGCAAACTTTTCTGATGCTATTTGCAAATCAGCGATCGCTCTTTGGTATAATCCTAAATTATAGTTAGCTATGCCCCGATTTAAGTAAGCCTGAGCATGACTAGGATTAAGTCTAATGACTTGGGAAAAATCATACTTCGCTCCCATATTATCCCCACTCCGTCCACAAATACAACCCCGATTAAAATATGCTCTCTCATCATCGGAGTTTAAATTAATTGCTAAATTAAAATTTTCCATAGCTGCGGATAAATTTTGTAACTCAAAATAACCCAGTCCTCTGTCATTATATATATCAGCTAATATTAAATTACTATCGGTATTATTTTTAGGAATATTACTTATAGCTTGGTTATAATCAGTAATAGCCTGAGAAAAATTGCCTTGTGCTGCAAAAGCTATTCCCCGATTATAATAAACACGAAAATCATCTGTTTTTATAGCCAGTGCTTGGTTATAATCTTTAATAGCATCTACATAATTTCCTTGTCTGTATTGTGCTAATCCTCTGTGAAGATAAACCTCTGAATCTTGAGGTAATAAATTTAATGCTTGACTACAATCTGCGATCGCTTCATGATAATCTTGTATTTGTAAATAAGCTAAACAACGATTTTTGTAAGCTGCTGGATACTTATTCTGTTGTTGAATTGCCAAACTTAAAGACTTAATAGCAGCTTGGTAATTATCTTGCAGCATTTGATTTACACCCAATCTAAACCAATCACTTGCTGTAATTTCACTTTGTTCTAAAGCTAATGAATTCGCATCAAAAGATGAAAAAATCATAGCAAAAATAATCATGAAACTGAAAATTAATCGCCAGAAATAAATCATCAACATCTCCTTTGAAAATTTCAGCATTATTAGTATTACAAGAGTAGCGGGACAAAAAGCCCCGCACATTGTCAATTATTCAATTACTCATTCACTTATTTCCAGCCATTCTCTGCTTGTGCCATTACATAAGCTGCAACATTTTCAATTTGCTCAGGTTGTAAACGGCCTTTGAAAGCTGGCATAGCATTTTTACCATTTGTCACTTGATAAATGATTTTCTCTGCTGAGTACATATCGTACTTTTCCAAATCTGCTTGACTCAAAGTTTTGGCAGCATTAACTACATTTTTACCGCCCAAATGACAAGCATTACAATTAGCTGCAAATATTGCTTTTCCCGCCGCTGCATCAGCGGCTAAAGCTGGACTACTGAAGGCAAAAGTGAAAATTGTAACGCCTAACAACAATACGGAAATAATCTTTTTCATGTCGTGTTCTCTTTACAGCAATTATTGATTAATTGTCATATCCAGGATAATTATCTTTTGATTAAGTAGCATTAGTCAAACGACAGGTTGTCAAACACCGATGTATGTAAAGAAAGGTTAAATATTACATTACAAGAGTAGCGGGACAAAAAGCCCCGCACATTGTTAATTATTCAAATACTAATTAACTTACTACCAACCAGCACCAGCTTGTTCCATTACATAAGCAGCTACATCAGCAATTTGTCCATCATCAAGACGACCTTTAAAGGCTGGCATAGCATTTTTACCATTTGTAACTTGAGAAATAATAGCTTCTTGGGAGTACATACTATTACCTTCCAAGTGTTCTTTACTCAAAGTTTTGGCAGCATTTACTGTATTTCCACCACCTAAATGACAAGAATTACAATTAGCTGCAAATATTGCTTTTCCAGCCGCCGCATCTGCTGCTAAAGCAGGACTACTAAAAGCAAAGGTGAAGATTGTAACAACTAAAAGTAATACAGAAATAATCTTTCTCATGTCGTGTTCTCTCTACAACAATCGTTGCTCAGGGATATTGTTCTTTAATTATTCTCTTTAAATGTAGTTCTATTAGTCAAGAGACAGGCTGTCAAACTTGGCTTAAATTATTAGTGATAATAGGCTATTAGGTATGATGAGCAAGGGTTTAGGAAATATATTAAAAGTATATTAAATCGGATTTATAAATTTATAATTAAGGCAATAATAGTAAATTAAATATTAAGAATATGAAGGAAAAAATATAAATTTCTTATAATCT from Okeanomitos corallinicola TIOX110 includes the following:
- a CDS encoding polysaccharide pyruvyl transferase family protein; amino-acid sequence: MNQALLVFLCSPSSILISIYAVILSLLRSVGFIRRIPSSAVILPPAAPGSLGDEAMVVGLVNYLKQKGLTNISLVAYNVKEKYPVETHEYLDMRDFFIYRKWYGFLGKFIAFGYRISQYERFYCLGADLMDGYYSDYATFKRVKMVEMAAKLDLISAILGFSYNRQPTQVSVKVLHDLPSQVRLYARDIFSYQRLITEIPSASVNLVADLAFLLSPIDTSEKVDKSFQWIETQRNQGKKILGINVNNLLISKLPEQTTDTLVQSFVDSIIKVSEQNTNLSFMFLPHDFRNIQGNLSDDKLANKIIEKLPMHIKSSCFKIPFPCQAAELKAIVKYIDYVISSRMHLAIACLGQETPVACVSYQDKFAGLYQHFDLEPPIISPTELFEPNSTKLVDLISNLIQKQDQLKQQIKHKLPDIKKISMIPID
- a CDS encoding ABC transporter ATP-binding protein, whose amino-acid sequence is MLRIKNLNKAYKTRKVLQDLTFNISSGEVYGLLGANGAGKTTTINIICNLLHADNGHITINNQPISENTKKFIGIAPQENLLYKTLSCAENLNFFADIYGLDQQTKKQQIDVTLTAVNLLDRANSPVETLSGGMQRRLNIAVALVHQPQLVILDEPTTGLDIEARYEIWELIKQLKNQGLTILLTTHLLDEAERLCNRIGILKNGKILAEGSLSELKKLIPGEEVLVLKTTQEEEAIAIAEKSGFITRRYGSDLTFLLPNPLELKEILTIFDQIPIDSISRQPIRLEHIYVEITKGDR
- a CDS encoding biopolymer transporter ExbD; this translates as MRLPDEPDIPAQINIVPMIDVIFAILAFFIMSTLFLTKSESLPVNLPKASTALQNTTSLKLTLTVDKTGKMFLNKQPIQLEDLGTELTKQSKTNQELVVVLNADESIKHGQVVGIMDKLRTIPNVKFGIATKKE
- a CDS encoding alpha/beta hydrolase; its protein translation is MNSLFGTWTSRLRKNSLLLVLSILLPIFGISNTVMAAEKIYVSYSILEIPIPVISLEKFTKTGNIDQELAGYQDYIAPQQLQKLREILLRSIKISPAVATQFLYTEQGEFLLHRLAKLIKNKSAYTETAVNDLRNAIIFASKEPGGLTFLNILSHYPSISIHVDLANSLEIAGELENLITETNQAIATIQELSKIESATGSKTNLSQLLSLQKPKKVTSKNIRLDFFDATRNRSLLTDVYLPNVQHPTPVIVISHGLGLNSSNFHYLAKHLASQGLAVVLPNHPQLFTSHNHNSKFKEAKEFINRPLDIKYILDQLENYNQSNPQFQDKLNLQQVGVMGQSFGGYTALALAGAKINFQQLDQDCHPDRLQNTWNMSLLLQCRALELLPKSQREDNSNLSIDLQDERVKAAIAINPITSSIFGKSGLNQIQTPVMFISSSEDTVAPALYEQIIPFSWLNNPDKYLVMLIGGTHFSTIGNSQPGSKQISLPADMVGNASQARTYINALSLPFFQTYVSRKPEYIPYLNAGYAANIADKSLGLSFIQSLKNPQLVPTLDNNIQKQLPFTIIEFGYWILAIAVSLLHIIIFVMF
- the truB gene encoding tRNA pseudouridine(55) synthase TruB, yielding MQGFLNLNKPYDWTSHDCVAKVRKLLRLKRVGHAGTLDPAATGVLPIAVGKATRLLQYLPSEKAYKATVRFGVRTNTDDLQGEVIISQSCPDLKLADVETEIPQFIGKIEQIPPSYSAIQVEGKRLYDLARQGEKIAAPVRLVEIFKIDILDWRDSDFPELDLAIACGAGTYIRAIARDLGVILNTGATLAALTRTESSGFHLQNSLTLTELENQLQTGTFQPIPPDAALEKLPSVNLPGTFAKKWCQGQQVSVDQDVLGIVRVYEQETRFLGIGQIQDHILIPKMVFEPIS
- a CDS encoding DUF928 domain-containing protein, whose amino-acid sequence is MITLQKYINSLLKIAVGLSPTLIILSSFSLPSLAQITPNHSPKTAPTQQTKNLQLAQMIKFPSSADRGKPKRSGAGGRRGNSCIISEEDKQSLTAIMPTWDNEGKTTNDTSKLYIFVPQNKTENGEFVVIDEEGNNIYETNFTPPNQSGIVEVNIPANASLKVGKKYYWYFTLICDDQDRSRDEYVSGSLERTNIGSLLNSYIQQATPLKQAEIYARNNIWYDTIYNVASLRKENPQLWLGLLESVGLKELANQPFVELGKPKP
- a CDS encoding tetratricopeptide repeat protein, with translation MLKFSKEMLMIYFWRLIFSFMIIFAMIFSSFDANSLALEQSEITASDWFRLGVNQMLQDNYQAAIKSLSLAIQQQNKYPAAYKNRCLAYLQIQDYHEAIADCSQALNLLPQDSEVYLHRGLAQYRQGNYVDAIKDYNQALAIKTDDFRVYYNRGIAFAAQGNFSQAITDYNQAISNIPKNNTDSNLILADIYNDRGLGYFELQNLSAAMENFNLAINLNSDDERAYFNRGCICGRSGDNMGAKYDFSQVIRLNPSHAQAYLNRGIANYNLGLYQRAIADLQIASEKFAQQKQTLAYHKTLELLKTLQTQISLAVKIV
- the petJ gene encoding cytochrome c6 PetJ encodes the protein MKKIISVLLLGVTIFTFAFSSPALAADAAAGKAIFAANCNACHLGGKNVVNAAKTLSQADLEKYDMYSAEKIIYQVTNGKNAMPAFKGRLQPEQIENVAAYVMAQAENGWK
- the petJ gene encoding cytochrome c6 PetJ, with the protein product MRKIISVLLLVVTIFTFAFSSPALAADAAAGKAIFAANCNSCHLGGGNTVNAAKTLSKEHLEGNSMYSQEAIISQVTNGKNAMPAFKGRLDDGQIADVAAYVMEQAGAGW